The DNA segment TTGTTCTTTTACATTAAAATAAGTTTTCTTGTCGCCTTGTATTCTTTGGCGGTAAACTTGAGAAAGTAAACTCCTTTTAAAGGTTTATCAGGTGAAAAGATAAAAGAATAAATTCCTGGCTTCTGCTTCTTTACATAAACCTGCTTCACAATTTGACCAATAGGATTGTAAATAACAATAGAAACATCACATTC comes from the candidate division WOR-3 bacterium genome and includes:
- a CDS encoding T9SS type A sorting domain-containing protein, with protein sequence MVGIKEEVLSQRLPLKTELFPPKPNPFTRKTLLSYSLSEECDVSIVIYNPIGQIVKQVYVKKQKPGIYSFIFSPDKPLKGVYFLKFTAKEYKATRKLILM